The Balaenoptera acutorostrata chromosome 15, mBalAcu1.1, whole genome shotgun sequence genome contains a region encoding:
- the CRNKL1 gene encoding crooked neck-like protein 1: MAASTAAGKQRIPKVAKVKNKAPAEVQITAEQLLREAKERELELLPPPPQQKITDEEELNDYKLRKRKTFEDNIRKNRTVISNWIKYAQWEESLKEIQRARSIYERALDVDYRNITLWLKYAEMEMKNRQVNHARNIWDRAITTLPRVNQFWYKYTYMEEMLGNMAGARQVFERWMEWQPEEQAWHSYINFELRYKEVDRARTIYERFVLVHPDVKNWIKYARFEEKHGYFAHARKVYERAVEFFGDEHMDEHLYVAFAKFEENQKEFERVRVIYKYALDRISKQEAQELFKNYTVFEKKFGDRRGIEDIIVSKRRFQYEEEVKANPHNYDAWFDYLRLVESDAEAETVREVYERAIANVPPVQEKRHWKRYIYLWINYALYEELEAKDPERTRQVYQASLELIPHKKFTFAKMWLLYAQFEIRQKNLPFARRALGTSIGKCPKNKLFKGYIELELQLREFDRCRKLYEKFLEFGPENCTSWIKFAELETILGDIERARAIYELAISQPRLDMPEVLWKSYIDFEIEQEETERTRNLYRRLLQRTQHVKVWISFAQFELSSGKEGSLAKCRQIYEEANKTMRNCEEKEERLMLLESWRSFEDEFGTVSDKERVDKLMPEKVKKRRKVQADDGSDAGWEEYYDYIFPEDAANQPNLKLLAMAKLWKKQQQEKEPGEQDPDADVAEQESGPSSSC, encoded by the exons ATGGCGGCCTCCACCGCGGCCGGGAAGCAGAGGATCCCCAAAGTGGCCAAG GTGAAAAACAAAGCCCCAGCTGAGGTGCAGATAACTGCGGAGCAACTGCTAAGAGAAGCTAAGGAAAGAGAACTTGAGCTTCTTCCACCTCCCCCTCAACAGAAGATCACAGATGAAGAAGAGTTAAATGATTACAAACTAAGGAAGAGAAAG ACTTTTGAAGATAACATAAGAAAAAACAGGACCGTGATTAGTAACTGGATAAAATATGCACAATGGGAAGAGAGTCTAAAGGAGATTCAAAG GGCTCGATCCATATACGAACGTGCTTTGGATGTGGACTATCGAAATATTACACTCTGGCTGAAATATgcagaaatggaaatgaagaatCGCCAGGTCAACCATGCCCGAAATATCTGGGACCGGGCCATAACGACTCTGCCTCGCGTCAACCAGTTCTG GTACAAGTACACGTACATGGAGGAGATGCTGGGGAACATGGCGGGTGCCCGGCAGGTGTTCGAGCGCTGGATGGAGTGGCAGCCAGAGGAGCAGGCCTGGCACTCCTACATCAACTTCGAGCTGAGATACAAGGAGGTGGATCGGGCCCGCACCATTTATGAGCGCT TTGTTCTTGTGCACCCTGATGTGAAGAACTGGATCAAGTACGCCCGCTTTGAAGAAAAGCATGGTTACTTTGCCCATGCGCGGAAGGTGTATGAGAGAGCTGTCGAATTCTTTGGGGATGAACATATGGATGAACACCTTTATGTTGCCTTTGCCAAATTTgaggaaaatcagaaagaa TTTGAGAGGGTACGAGTGATCTATAAGTATGCCCTGGATCGAATTTCAAAGCAGGAAGcccaggagctctttaaaaattaCACCGTCTTTGAGAAGAAGTTTGGTGACAGGCGGGGCATTGAAGACATCATCGTGAGCAAACGGAGGTTCCAGTACGAGGAGGAGGTGAAG GCTAACCCGCACAACTACGACGCATGGTTCGATTACTTGCGCTTGGTGGAAAGCGACGCAGAGGCAGAGACGGTGCGGGAAGTCTACGAGCGAGCCATTGCCAATGTGCCGCCCGTGCAGGAGAAGAGGCACTGGAAGCGCTACATCTACCTATGGATCAACTATGCCCTCTACGAGGAGCTGGAGGCGAAG GATCCCGAGAGGACAAGACAAGTTTACCAAGCCTCTTTGGAACTCATTCCTCATAAAAAG tTCACATTTGCCAAAATGTGGTTACTGTATGCACAGTttgaaataagacagaaaaatttACCATTTGCCAGAAGAGCTTTG GGAACTTCCATAGGCAAGTGTCCAAAGAACAAGTTATTTAAAGGTTACATAGAACTGGAGCTACAGCTTCGAGAATTTGACAGATGCCGGAAGCTTTATGAAAAGTTCCTGGAATTTGGGCCTGAAAATTGTACCTCTTGGATTAAATTTGCAGAATTAGAGACAATCCTTGGCGATATCGAGAGAGCCCGGGCCATCTACGAGTTAGCCATCAGTCAGCCACGCTTGGACATGCCGGAG GTGCTTTGGAAATCATATATTGATTTTGAAATTGAGCAGGAAGAAACTGAAAGAACACGAAATCTTTACCGACGATTGCTTCAACGGACACAACATGTCAAG gtaTGGATCAGTTTTGCACAGTTTGAGTTGTcctcagggaaggaaggaagtttgGCTAAATGCAGACAAATTTATGAAGAGGCTAACAAAACCATGCGAAActgtgaagaaaaggaagagagacttATGCTGCTGGAATCTTGGCGAAGCTTTGAAGATGAATTTGGAACAGTATCAGATAAGGAGAGAGTAGACAAACTCATGCCAGAGAAAgtcaagaagagaagaaaggtccAAGCTGATGATGGG TCGGATGCAGGCTGGGAAGAATACTACGATTACATCTTTCCGGAAGATGCTGCCAACCAGCCCAACCTCAAGCTCCTGGCCATGGCCAAACTGTGGAAGAAACAGCAGCAGGAGAAGGAGCCTGGCGAGCAAGACCCAGATGCGGACGTTGCCGAGCAGGAATCCGGGCCTTCCTCTTCCTGTTGA